The following coding sequences lie in one Metallumcola ferriviriculae genomic window:
- a CDS encoding L,D-transpeptidase family protein, with amino-acid sequence MLGNRDLKRGMRGGDVADLQRRLTLLVIAVGPVDGIFGPKTEQAVIHFQLSRRLPATGIANAATIKALLDITGETAVPRIEIDVTHKKLTLFIGEKMFGVYPVAVGKPATPSPIGHWLVKNKWLHPGGPFGTRWMGLNVPWGSYGIHGTNNPASIGNAVSHGCIRMHNKDVEVIYPLLPIGTAVNVVGSY; translated from the coding sequence ATGTTAGGTAATCGGGATTTGAAACGTGGTATGCGGGGTGGCGATGTTGCCGATTTACAGCGCCGATTGACATTGCTGGTTATTGCTGTGGGCCCGGTGGACGGAATATTTGGGCCTAAGACTGAGCAGGCAGTAATACATTTTCAACTTAGTCGCCGTCTGCCCGCTACCGGTATAGCAAATGCGGCGACCATCAAGGCTTTACTTGACATCACCGGAGAAACAGCGGTCCCTCGTATTGAAATAGATGTGACGCATAAAAAATTAACCTTGTTTATCGGCGAAAAAATGTTTGGGGTTTATCCGGTCGCGGTGGGTAAACCAGCTACCCCTTCACCCATCGGACACTGGCTTGTTAAAAATAAATGGCTTCACCCCGGCGGGCCGTTTGGCACTCGGTGGATGGGTCTTAATGTTCCTTGGGGAAGCTATGGAATTCATGGCACCAATAATCCAGCGTCCATCGGCAATGCAGTATCCCATGGTTGCATACGCATGCATAACAAGGATGTGGAAGTCATTTATCCATTG
- a CDS encoding Veg family protein, whose amino-acid sequence MAAKKVLAEIKQDLEGYVGNKIRLKANRGRKKVMERVGVLEKTYPNIFVIKLDEKQSIRRISFSYTDVLTETVELTVFNDEQEVKIAGSKA is encoded by the coding sequence TTGGCGGCAAAAAAAGTTTTAGCGGAAATTAAACAGGACTTGGAAGGATATGTTGGTAACAAGATTCGCTTGAAGGCCAACCGGGGCAGGAAAAAGGTAATGGAAAGAGTAGGCGTCTTAGAAAAGACTTACCCTAATATTTTTGTCATCAAACTTGATGAGAAACAAAGTATCCGCCGGATTTCTTTCAGTTACACAGATGTTTTAACGGAAACAGTTGAGTTAACAGTATTTAATGACGAACAGGAAGTTAAAATTGCAGGTAGCAAGGCTTAA
- the yabG gene encoding sporulation peptidase YabG: MVKKGDIVGRISYGNDVLFKVIDVRKDNGKHLAEIKGLDLRLLADAPVEDLQVKNDDEIEKYRKPLNSQCVGCKKNIFRRRKRDMQKSLSRMNEQNNDSFFEVPGRVLHIDGDAEYLEKCMETYKELNIRARGEVVAEQDQPKRVSKLLLEDPVDIVVLTGHDGILKGKKDLTSLDSYRNSRYFVEAVRAARRIEPSRDDLVVFAGACQSHYEAILGAGANFASSPLRVLIHAFDPVFIVEKVAFSSINDKLSIQDVIVNTITGTDGVGGIETRGRHRLGYPKSPY, from the coding sequence TTGGTTAAGAAAGGGGATATTGTTGGTCGTATTTCTTATGGTAATGATGTTCTTTTTAAGGTGATAGATGTGAGAAAAGATAATGGCAAGCACTTAGCTGAAATTAAGGGACTAGACCTACGCCTTTTAGCGGATGCTCCAGTGGAAGATTTGCAGGTAAAAAACGACGATGAAATAGAAAAATACAGGAAACCTCTAAACAGTCAATGTGTAGGGTGTAAAAAAAATATCTTTCGGCGGCGCAAAAGAGATATGCAAAAGTCATTATCTCGTATGAATGAACAGAATAACGATTCTTTCTTTGAAGTGCCGGGCAGGGTGCTGCATATTGACGGAGATGCAGAATACTTAGAAAAATGTATGGAAACATATAAAGAATTAAACATCAGGGCCCGAGGAGAAGTTGTCGCTGAACAAGACCAGCCAAAGCGGGTATCTAAACTGCTGCTGGAAGATCCGGTAGACATTGTAGTTCTTACCGGTCACGATGGTATTTTAAAAGGCAAAAAAGACTTAACTTCACTGGATAGCTATAGAAATTCAAGGTATTTTGTGGAAGCAGTACGTGCGGCGAGACGGATAGAGCCAAGCAGAGATGACTTGGTAGTATTTGCGGGAGCATGTCAGTCACATTATGAGGCAATATTGGGGGCCGGTGCCAATTTTGCCAGTTCCCCGTTACGGGTGCTTATTCATGCCTTTGACCCGGTGTTCATAGTGGAGAAAGTGGCGTTTTCTTCAATAAATGATAAACTTTCTATTCAGGATGTCATTGTAAATACCATTACAGGGACGGATGGTGTCGGTGGAATTGAGACACGAGGGCGGCACCGTCTGGGATATCCAAAATCCCCGTATTAA
- a CDS encoding glycosyltransferase family 2 protein, whose amino-acid sequence MLAIVIPAINEAKHINRVIYNVNVLKPDLILPIINGCSDDTLNTVLGSKNSAVKVLHFHEPLGIDVPRALGALYAFRNGASRVIFVDGDMSGDFQFHLLELDIALVNGAHMALSNCYPYITSRHPLISMILQFRARLNSALGLYAQLGLASPSHGPHGITKELFSAIPTRELALPPVSLVLAANHGFHVKVATALPHTKLGSPAKGNLHSETVANTLIGDCVEGLEILKQGPRSRLWEGKKYVGYHNARRFDIIEAYLAKSRSWDIFRPRK is encoded by the coding sequence ATGCTCGCAATTGTCATTCCTGCTATTAATGAGGCAAAACATATAAACCGTGTAATATATAATGTCAATGTCCTTAAACCAGACCTAATTTTACCCATCATCAACGGTTGTAGTGATGATACATTAAACACGGTACTAGGCAGCAAAAATTCCGCCGTTAAAGTCTTACACTTCCACGAACCACTGGGTATCGATGTCCCCCGGGCTTTAGGTGCCTTATATGCTTTTAGAAACGGCGCTTCCCGGGTCATCTTTGTGGATGGTGATATGTCAGGTGACTTCCAATTTCATCTGCTGGAACTTGATATTGCACTAGTCAATGGCGCCCACATGGCCCTCAGCAACTGCTACCCCTATATTACCTCTCGCCATCCCCTTATTTCCATGATACTTCAGTTCAGAGCACGGCTAAATTCTGCCTTAGGGTTATATGCGCAATTGGGTCTAGCATCCCCTTCTCACGGCCCTCACGGTATTACCAAAGAATTATTTTCGGCAATCCCCACCCGGGAATTGGCATTGCCGCCGGTATCTTTAGTTCTGGCAGCAAATCATGGCTTCCATGTTAAAGTGGCAACCGCCCTTCCCCACACCAAATTGGGTTCGCCCGCAAAAGGAAACTTGCATTCTGAAACCGTCGCCAATACATTGATTGGTGACTGCGTGGAGGGATTGGAAATTTTAAAGCAAGGACCCCGTTCCCGCTTGTGGGAGGGCAAAAAATATGTCGGCTATCATAACGCGCGGCGCTTTGATATTATAGAAGCTTACTTGGCTAAATCTCGTTCATGGGATATCTTTCGCCCCCGGAAATAA
- a CDS encoding cell wall hydrolase, with amino-acid sequence MQRHRVKMIVIMFTILFSVLSMGTAWAWTYYVQQGDSLYFIGQRFGTSSQELKGTNGLKSTMIYPGQKLEIPEKAQTASSNTYTVKAGDSLSSIAMKFGVKYSQIRSANNLTSDLILVGQQLLIPTGTNTSASRTNLSRSSYDRDQVMLLAKLIYGEARGESYQGQLAIAAVTLNRVDSPLFPNTLRGVIFEPWAFTAVHDGQFYMEPNSTAIKAATDALNGSDPTNGALYYWNPATATNTWVWTRQITGKIGQHLFAI; translated from the coding sequence ATGCAGCGTCATAGAGTGAAAATGATTGTTATAATGTTCACAATTTTGTTCAGTGTTTTATCCATGGGAACGGCATGGGCGTGGACTTACTATGTCCAACAAGGGGACAGCCTTTACTTTATCGGCCAAAGGTTTGGTACCAGTTCACAAGAATTAAAGGGCACCAACGGCCTAAAGTCTACTATGATTTATCCCGGCCAAAAATTGGAAATACCGGAAAAAGCGCAAACTGCATCTAGTAATACCTATACTGTCAAGGCGGGGGATAGTTTATCTTCCATTGCCATGAAATTTGGCGTCAAGTACTCTCAAATTCGTTCGGCAAACAACCTCACATCCGATTTGATCTTGGTTGGTCAACAACTATTAATACCAACCGGTACGAACACTTCAGCATCAAGAACCAACCTATCCAGAAGCAGTTATGACCGAGATCAGGTAATGCTGCTGGCCAAATTGATTTATGGTGAAGCTAGAGGGGAGAGCTATCAAGGTCAGTTAGCAATTGCTGCCGTTACCCTAAACCGTGTGGATAGTCCGCTCTTCCCCAATACCCTTCGCGGCGTTATCTTCGAGCCGTGGGCATTTACTGCAGTACATGACGGCCAATTCTATATGGAGCCAAATTCCACCGCTATCAAGGCCGCTACGGATGCTTTAAACGGGTCTGACCCCACCAACGGAGCTTTGTACTACTGGAATCCGGCAACAGCCACCAATACCTGGGTCTGGACTAGACAAATAACTGGGAAAATAGGTCAGCATCTTTTTGCGATATAA
- a CDS encoding ribonuclease H-like YkuK family protein, translated as MNFVSPSKGRLSLEEVFNDIMAFMEEIPGDCYKIIIGTDSHVKNDTCFVTAIIVHRVGRGARYYYRKKRQRKIESLRQKIFYETALSLDTAGKVAEHLAKSGHGDMDLEIHLDIGPHGDTKELIREVVGMVIGSGFDAKIKPNSSGASTVADKYTK; from the coding sequence ATGAACTTTGTAAGCCCCTCTAAAGGAAGGCTTTCCTTAGAAGAAGTCTTTAATGATATTATGGCTTTTATGGAAGAGATTCCTGGCGATTGCTACAAAATTATTATTGGTACGGATTCCCATGTGAAAAATGACACTTGTTTTGTGACGGCCATTATTGTTCATCGGGTGGGTAGGGGTGCCCGTTATTATTATCGGAAGAAAAGGCAGCGAAAAATTGAGAGCTTAAGACAGAAAATTTTTTATGAGACAGCACTTAGCCTTGATACCGCCGGTAAGGTTGCGGAACATCTGGCAAAAAGTGGTCACGGGGACATGGATTTGGAGATACACTTGGATATCGGGCCGCATGGGGATACCAAGGAGCTTATTCGTGAAGTGGTTGGCATGGTAATAGGAAGCGGTTTTGATGCTAAAATCAAGCCCAATTCCAGCGGCGCATCCACGGTAGCGGATAAGTATACTAAATAA
- the rsmA gene encoding 16S rRNA (adenine(1518)-N(6)/adenine(1519)-N(6))-dimethyltransferase RsmA has product MKSISPNYAKEVMARYGLSTKKHLGQNFLIDNNTIKKIVSVGDLKEDETVVEIGPGLGAMTGYLAEQAGQVVCVELDRELVPVLNEVLAEFENVTIVQGDALKTDFDRLVQDFGTVPYKVVANLPYYISTPLVMHLLTTGFDVKKLVLMVQKEVAQRMAAQPGTPEYGSLTVAVQYFCDCKVKFIVPPTVFVPKPAVESAVVELNLQPQPTVEVADREFFFQVVRAAFNKRRKTLSNALANSPLKLDKTDVQDILVGMGLDNQVRGERLSIHQFAALTNQLER; this is encoded by the coding sequence TTGAAATCAATTTCCCCTAACTACGCCAAAGAAGTTATGGCCCGATACGGCCTTTCTACTAAAAAGCATCTAGGGCAGAATTTTTTGATAGATAACAATACAATTAAAAAAATAGTGTCTGTGGGAGATTTAAAAGAAGATGAAACTGTGGTGGAAATAGGTCCGGGGTTGGGCGCTATGACCGGATACTTGGCAGAACAGGCAGGGCAAGTAGTGTGCGTAGAACTGGATCGGGAATTAGTACCGGTTTTGAATGAGGTTTTGGCAGAGTTTGAGAATGTGACCATTGTTCAAGGCGATGCCCTTAAGACAGACTTTGACCGATTGGTTCAGGACTTTGGTACTGTTCCATATAAAGTAGTAGCCAATCTACCTTATTACATCAGTACCCCCTTGGTAATGCATCTGCTCACCACCGGGTTCGACGTTAAGAAATTGGTGCTGATGGTACAGAAGGAAGTTGCCCAGCGTATGGCCGCTCAACCTGGTACCCCCGAGTATGGCTCTTTGACGGTGGCGGTTCAATACTTCTGTGACTGCAAAGTTAAGTTTATTGTGCCGCCGACGGTTTTTGTCCCCAAACCAGCAGTGGAATCTGCGGTAGTGGAATTAAATCTCCAGCCTCAACCTACAGTGGAAGTTGCGGACAGGGAATTTTTTTTCCAAGTAGTACGTGCCGCTTTTAATAAACGACGAAAAACCCTGTCAAATGCCTTGGCTAATTCACCGCTTAAGCTTGACAAGACTGATGTACAGGATATTCTTGTGGGTATGGGCTTAGACAATCAGGTGCGGGGAGAAAGATTATCCATCCATCAGTTTGCGGCTTTGACCAATCAGCTGGAGAGATAA
- a CDS encoding ubiquitin-like domain-containing protein → MLENKSNKTRRWKRFILVTSALLVLMVGFAYGIAVKSVTMVDGERTITIKTLHKTVGEVLAQAGIRLNRADKVIPGLNAEAVNGMNIEVVRAYRVKVISDGEEKNVITVPDTVEQVLAKAGVRLGQQDKVFPNLSEIVRPDDAIRVVRVESKEISREKEIPFSIVRKDDRSLERGLRRIIQQGEPGKEKVITKITYEDGVEIKREIAATETLKEPRNQVVALGTIANYSRGSRNFRFDRAVEVAATGYTHTGNRTYTGVYPEVGTVAVDPRVIPLGTKLYVEGYGYAKAEDIGSAIKGQRIDLFFDTKKDALSWGRRRTKVYVLE, encoded by the coding sequence ATGCTGGAAAATAAGAGCAACAAAACCAGGCGATGGAAACGCTTCATCCTAGTGACCTCAGCTTTATTGGTACTGATGGTCGGTTTTGCATATGGTATTGCTGTAAAATCGGTCACCATGGTTGACGGTGAAAGAACTATCACAATAAAGACACTTCATAAGACTGTAGGGGAAGTATTGGCTCAAGCTGGAATTAGATTAAATAGAGCGGATAAGGTTATTCCCGGACTTAATGCCGAAGCAGTTAACGGAATGAATATTGAAGTGGTGCGGGCATACCGTGTTAAGGTGATTTCAGACGGTGAGGAGAAAAATGTTATTACTGTACCAGACACGGTAGAGCAGGTTTTGGCTAAAGCCGGAGTGCGACTGGGACAACAGGATAAGGTTTTCCCTAATTTATCTGAAATAGTGCGCCCTGATGATGCCATACGGGTGGTCAGGGTGGAAAGTAAAGAAATTAGTCGGGAGAAGGAAATACCATTTAGCATTGTGCGTAAGGATGACAGAAGTTTAGAACGGGGACTGCGGCGAATTATCCAGCAGGGTGAACCGGGCAAGGAAAAAGTTATTACGAAAATTACTTATGAAGACGGTGTTGAAATCAAGAGAGAGATTGCGGCTACGGAGACCCTTAAGGAACCCCGTAATCAGGTGGTTGCGTTAGGAACAATTGCGAATTATTCTAGGGGGTCGCGAAATTTTCGCTTTGACAGGGCAGTGGAGGTGGCAGCTACCGGTTACACGCATACCGGTAATCGTACCTACACCGGTGTTTACCCTGAGGTAGGCACCGTAGCGGTTGACCCCAGGGTTATTCCGTTAGGTACCAAGCTTTACGTAGAAGGATACGGTTACGCTAAAGCCGAAGATATTGGCAGCGCCATCAAAGGGCAAAGGATAGATTTGTTTTTTGATACCAAAAAAGACGCCCTTTCCTGGGGCAGGCGTAGAACAAAGGTATATGTGTTGGAATAG
- a CDS encoding TatD family hydrolase, which translates to MLFDSHAHLGDKRFQSDLEEVISRAKENGVTRILNVGYDLEASRTSVQLAEKYDNIYAAVGIHPHDADSVTQETLAQLRDLAKREKVLALGEMGLDYYRNLSPKNVQQQVFSQQINLAKELKMPIIVHDRDAHQDTIDMLKKEGADQVGGILHCFSGSWQMAKQCLELGFYISLAGPVTFKNAHRPQEIAKMVPVNRLLVETDCPYLAPEPKRGKRNEPGYVCYIAEKIAEIKHISLAELAFITYNNTNTILGLD; encoded by the coding sequence ATGCTTTTTGATAGTCACGCACATCTAGGGGATAAACGGTTTCAGTCCGATTTAGAGGAAGTTATTTCACGTGCCAAGGAAAATGGTGTTACTCGAATACTTAATGTGGGCTACGATCTTGAGGCAAGCAGGACTTCGGTACAGCTGGCCGAAAAGTATGATAACATTTATGCGGCTGTAGGAATACATCCGCATGATGCAGATTCTGTAACCCAGGAAACGTTGGCTCAATTGAGGGACTTAGCTAAGAGGGAAAAGGTCTTGGCCCTCGGCGAAATGGGGTTAGATTATTATCGCAATCTATCACCTAAAAATGTCCAACAGCAAGTGTTCTCTCAACAGATTAACTTGGCCAAGGAGCTAAAGATGCCCATTATTGTTCATGACCGGGATGCCCACCAGGATACTATTGATATGTTAAAAAAAGAGGGCGCTGACCAGGTGGGAGGCATATTACACTGTTTTTCTGGTAGTTGGCAGATGGCAAAGCAATGTTTGGAATTGGGTTTTTATATATCTTTGGCTGGCCCGGTGACGTTTAAAAATGCTCATAGGCCTCAAGAGATAGCTAAGATGGTGCCGGTGAACCGGCTATTAGTGGAGACGGACTGTCCTTATCTGGCACCTGAACCCAAGCGTGGGAAACGTAATGAGCCTGGATACGTATGCTATATTGCGGAAAAAATTGCTGAAATAAAGCACATTTCATTGGCAGAGCTGGCTTTTATCACCTACAATAATACTAATACTATTCTAGGTCTTGATTGA
- the metG gene encoding methionine--tRNA ligase, giving the protein MSKKSYYITTPIYYPSDNLHIGHAYTTVAADTMARYKRMRGYDVMFLTGSDEHGQKIERKAKSEGMTPIQYVDGIVANFKHLWDKLLITNDDFIRTSEERHIKVVQHIFKAIYQRGDIYKSEYEGWYCTPCETFWMDRQLEEGKCPDCGREVELLKEESYFFRMSKYADQLLAYIDQHPGFIQPVSRRNEMVSFINQGLEDLCVSRTTFDWGIPVPIDSNHVIYVWFDALTNYISAIGYLDKPNKFNNYWPADIHLVGKDIVRFHTIIWPIILLAAGIPLPKQVFGHGWLLLSGGKMSKSKGNVVDPLVLIEKYGVDAVRYFLLREMPYGNDGSYSEDALIHRINMDLANDLGNLLSRTTAMVDKFCGGLVPKPGTQLPEDQELIELAAVLPARVEALIEKMELANSLAVIWELVNKANKYIENTAPWSLAKDEAKADRLASVMYNLVEAIRIVTVLCSPFMPNLLDKIWQQLGVQGTEELQAWESSKQWGLFPSGTKVDRGEPIFPRIQVNEEEMGKDKDKPAPPLKEKKPQKKENQEEKKMIDISDFANVELRVAEVLAAEKVEKTDKLLKLRVSLGDEERTLVAGVAKHYQPEQLIGRKIVVVANLKPAKLRGITSQGMVLAASQDDELSLLTVSEDVPVGSKVK; this is encoded by the coding sequence GTGAGTAAGAAGAGTTATTATATCACCACACCAATTTATTATCCTAGTGATAATTTGCACATTGGTCATGCGTACACCACTGTGGCGGCCGATACAATGGCTAGGTATAAACGGATGCGCGGTTACGACGTCATGTTCCTCACGGGGTCGGATGAACACGGCCAAAAGATTGAGCGTAAGGCGAAAAGCGAGGGAATGACACCTATTCAATATGTAGATGGTATAGTCGCTAACTTTAAGCATCTATGGGATAAACTGCTGATAACTAATGATGACTTTATTCGTACCTCTGAGGAAAGACACATCAAAGTAGTCCAGCATATATTTAAAGCAATTTACCAAAGGGGTGACATTTATAAATCTGAATATGAAGGATGGTATTGCACCCCTTGCGAAACTTTCTGGATGGATCGACAGTTAGAAGAGGGGAAATGCCCTGATTGTGGGCGAGAGGTGGAATTGCTGAAAGAAGAGAGTTACTTCTTCCGGATGAGTAAATATGCTGATCAACTGTTAGCATACATTGATCAACACCCGGGATTTATTCAACCGGTGTCCCGCCGAAATGAAATGGTAAGCTTTATTAATCAGGGTTTGGAAGACCTTTGTGTGTCTCGTACCACTTTTGATTGGGGTATCCCAGTACCAATTGATTCCAACCATGTAATTTATGTCTGGTTTGATGCATTGACTAACTATATCTCCGCAATCGGCTATTTGGACAAACCCAACAAGTTTAATAATTATTGGCCGGCGGATATACACTTAGTCGGTAAGGACATAGTGCGATTCCATACTATTATTTGGCCTATTATCTTATTGGCTGCAGGTATTCCTTTGCCTAAACAGGTATTCGGACATGGCTGGTTGTTGCTCTCGGGTGGCAAGATGTCAAAATCCAAAGGCAATGTAGTGGACCCACTAGTGTTAATTGAAAAGTACGGAGTAGATGCGGTGCGTTATTTTCTTCTTAGAGAAATGCCTTATGGCAATGATGGCAGCTATTCGGAAGATGCGCTTATCCATCGAATTAATATGGATTTAGCTAATGATTTAGGAAACTTGCTTAGTCGCACCACGGCCATGGTGGATAAGTTTTGCGGAGGGTTAGTTCCTAAGCCCGGCACCCAACTACCAGAAGACCAAGAATTAATTGAACTGGCCGCTGTACTGCCAGCAAGAGTAGAGGCACTGATAGAAAAGATGGAACTGGCTAATTCTCTTGCGGTTATTTGGGAACTGGTAAACAAAGCGAATAAATACATTGAAAACACGGCACCTTGGAGTTTGGCCAAAGATGAAGCCAAAGCCGATAGATTGGCTTCGGTGATGTATAATCTTGTGGAAGCGATAAGGATAGTGACGGTGTTATGCAGCCCATTCATGCCGAATCTGCTTGATAAGATATGGCAGCAGTTGGGTGTGCAAGGCACGGAGGAACTGCAGGCATGGGAAAGCAGTAAACAATGGGGGTTATTTCCCAGCGGGACCAAGGTTGACCGTGGGGAGCCGATCTTTCCGCGCATTCAGGTAAACGAAGAGGAGATGGGTAAGGATAAAGACAAACCTGCCCCCCCACTAAAAGAGAAAAAGCCGCAGAAGAAGGAAAACCAAGAGGAGAAAAAAATGATTGATATTAGTGATTTCGCCAATGTTGAATTAAGGGTAGCCGAAGTATTAGCTGCTGAAAAAGTTGAGAAAACGGACAAGCTGCTAAAGTTAAGAGTTTCCTTAGGTGACGAAGAGCGAACCTTGGTGGCCGGTGTGGCAAAACATTATCAACCGGAACAGCTTATAGGCCGAAAAATAGTGGTGGTGGCAAATCTAAAGCCGGCTAAACTTAGAGGGATTACATCTCAGGGCATGGTCCTTGCAGCCTCTCAGGATGATGAGTTATCGCTGCTCACTGTAAGTGAGGATGTCCCAGTGGGGAGTAAGGTGAAATAG
- a CDS encoding AbrB/MazE/SpoVT family DNA-binding domain-containing protein, translating to MIKSTGIVRKVDELGRVVIPIELRRTLGIEEKDALEIYVDAEKIILRKYEPACVFCGNAEDVEIFKGKNVCRNCAASMANKAG from the coding sequence ATGATCAAATCAACAGGCATAGTAAGAAAAGTGGACGAGCTGGGTAGAGTGGTTATTCCCATTGAACTGCGCCGTACATTGGGTATAGAGGAAAAAGATGCCCTAGAAATTTATGTTGATGCCGAAAAGATTATTCTTCGGAAATATGAGCCAGCCTGTGTTTTTTGTGGCAATGCCGAAGATGTAGAAATCTTCAAGGGCAAGAATGTCTGCCGCAACTGCGCCGCTTCTATGGCAAATAAAGCTGGTTAA
- the rsmI gene encoding 16S rRNA (cytidine(1402)-2'-O)-methyltransferase codes for MPEGTLYLVGTPIGNLGDISFRALETLKDAAIIAAEDTRHTKKLLNHFEINTQLISYHQHNARERSQQLLEKLRAGQDVALVSDAGMPAISDPGFVIVAEAVANGLRVAPIPGPSASLAALVVSGLPTDRFVFEGFLPRKKEEVKKRLQALLDEDRTIIIYEAPHRIIKTLALCVEYLGAERRAVIARELTKKFEEILRGTLGELEDILAKRDIKGEFCLIIGGNLAAADKRETAWWENITTDEQIKLLINRGYTTNNAIKETARERGLPKREVYAQYHQQNDKE; via the coding sequence GTGCCCGAGGGAACCCTTTATTTGGTGGGCACCCCGATTGGTAACTTGGGGGATATTTCATTTAGGGCGCTGGAAACATTAAAAGATGCAGCAATAATTGCAGCGGAAGACACCAGACATACCAAAAAACTGCTAAATCATTTTGAAATCAACACTCAACTAATAAGTTATCACCAACACAACGCCCGGGAGCGATCCCAACAACTGCTGGAGAAACTGCGGGCCGGGCAGGATGTAGCGTTGGTTTCGGATGCAGGCATGCCAGCTATCTCTGACCCTGGATTTGTAATAGTTGCTGAGGCAGTAGCAAATGGGCTGCGCGTTGCTCCTATACCTGGGCCCAGTGCGTCACTGGCAGCCTTAGTAGTATCGGGACTGCCTACAGATAGGTTTGTATTTGAAGGATTTCTCCCAAGAAAAAAGGAAGAGGTCAAGAAACGTTTACAGGCCTTACTGGATGAGGACCGGACTATTATTATCTACGAGGCACCACATCGAATCATAAAGACACTAGCATTATGTGTGGAATATTTAGGGGCTGAACGAAGGGCCGTTATTGCCCGGGAATTGACGAAAAAATTCGAGGAGATACTGCGAGGGACACTGGGCGAGTTAGAGGACATATTGGCAAAACGGGACATAAAAGGGGAATTTTGCCTGATTATTGGCGGAAATTTAGCAGCGGCGGATAAAAGGGAAACAGCATGGTGGGAGAATATAACCACTGATGAACAAATAAAACTCCTTATTAATAGGGGGTATACTACTAATAATGCCATAAAAGAAACCGCCCGGGAGAGAGGTTTGCCTAAGAGGGAGGTATATGCCCAGTATCATCAACAAAATGATAAGGAATAA
- a CDS encoding tRNA1(Val) (adenine(37)-N6)-methyltransferase translates to MADRVMGKSDLTLDDLILKKRKLWQPRKGYRMGLDAVLLSAFAAPEPGDLVADLGCGVGAVPLLLTARVPETKVYGVEIQAEMADLAKKNVRLNNLSSQVFIEQGDLTAIEEKWGLGHFDIVVSNPPYRIVGTGGRSPSMQRSIATEEISCALPQVVRAAARLVKPAGRVALVYKQERLSELISEFVNNRLRPVRLRFVHSQLEKPAELLLLEGEKQVNKRLVVEKPLIVYNDDGQYTAEMVEIFYGGD, encoded by the coding sequence ATGGCGGACAGAGTCATGGGTAAGAGTGATTTGACTCTCGATGATCTAATTTTAAAAAAGCGCAAGCTGTGGCAGCCGCGAAAAGGATACCGTATGGGACTGGACGCGGTGCTTTTATCTGCATTTGCAGCACCGGAACCCGGAGATTTAGTGGCAGATCTTGGCTGTGGCGTTGGGGCTGTCCCCTTGCTATTGACGGCAAGGGTTCCTGAAACAAAAGTCTACGGGGTGGAAATTCAAGCGGAAATGGCCGACCTGGCCAAGAAGAATGTCCGATTAAATAATCTTTCCTCCCAGGTGTTTATTGAACAGGGAGACCTCACCGCAATTGAGGAAAAATGGGGTTTAGGGCACTTTGATATAGTTGTTAGTAATCCACCATATAGAATTGTTGGCACTGGTGGCCGCAGCCCTTCTATGCAAAGAAGCATTGCAACTGAAGAAATAAGCTGTGCATTACCTCAGGTGGTTCGTGCGGCGGCGCGGTTAGTAAAACCCGCCGGACGGGTTGCACTGGTGTATAAACAGGAGAGATTATCGGAACTCATTTCAGAATTTGTTAATAATCGGCTGCGGCCGGTGCGATTGCGTTTTGTTCATTCTCAGCTGGAGAAACCGGCTGAGCTTTTGCTATTAGAAGGTGAGAAACAGGTAAATAAAAGATTGGTAGTAGAAAAGCCATTAATAGTATATAACGACGATGGTCAATATACTGCTGAAATGGTAGAAATATTTTATGGTGGTGATTAA